A window of Pirellula sp. SH-Sr6A contains these coding sequences:
- a CDS encoding RNA polymerase sigma factor, translated as MFTTTHWTAVFQAAKEQRGTPRTHFGQLVQKYWGPLYHYARQRGLGAEDAEDATQGFVEEMLEGGLLQRADPSRGRFRAFLLHAWKQYLIDRHRFATREKRGGHVAQRSFDESMEMALVEGDGGSLPVSDAVFFTRWADQVVENAMQRLQAEYIDNDRLSVFQSLRGHLTSEMNANLYQRLGETLGISASAAKVAMHRLKHRFGATLREVVAETIDDLESLDEEIAFLASAVASRSTLPRG; from the coding sequence ATGTTTACGACAACCCACTGGACAGCCGTGTTTCAAGCGGCCAAGGAGCAGAGAGGAACGCCGCGCACTCATTTTGGACAGTTGGTCCAAAAGTACTGGGGGCCCCTCTACCACTACGCCAGGCAAAGGGGACTCGGGGCGGAGGATGCTGAAGATGCAACGCAAGGGTTCGTGGAAGAAATGCTCGAAGGTGGGTTGCTCCAGCGGGCGGACCCCTCGCGAGGGCGGTTCCGCGCCTTTCTTCTTCACGCTTGGAAGCAGTATTTGATCGACCGCCACCGGTTCGCCACGAGGGAAAAGCGAGGGGGGCATGTCGCGCAACGCTCGTTCGACGAATCGATGGAGATGGCGTTGGTCGAAGGCGATGGCGGCTCGCTTCCCGTGTCGGATGCGGTGTTCTTTACGAGGTGGGCCGATCAAGTCGTCGAGAACGCCATGCAGCGACTGCAGGCCGAGTACATCGACAACGACCGACTCTCGGTATTCCAGTCGCTTCGAGGCCATTTGACTTCCGAGATGAACGCGAATTTGTACCAACGACTGGGGGAGACTCTCGGCATTTCGGCTTCGGCGGCGAAGGTAGCGATGCACCGGCTCAAACATCGATTCGGTGCCACGCTTCGCGAGGTGGTCGCCGAAACGATCGACGATCTCGAGTCGTTGGATGAGGAGATCGCCTTTCTCGCATCCGCCGTTGCTTCCCGTTCGACGCTCCCCCGTGGCTAG
- a CDS encoding prephenate dehydrogenase, translating into MVWQRVCIIGVGLLGGSIGLALKRKRLAKQVVGVGRSISRLDTALQRGAIDVATDDILAGARDADLIIACTPVQSIVDSLAVAASVAQPNAILTDVGSTKQSIIRGAIGRLPASQYIGSHPIAGGHHSGVEHAVGTLLDGALVVITPTEHTPQDLTDRMTRFWESMGSRTCILTPQEHDEALAISSHLPHMVASALAGTTPSHMLQFVGKGWMDSTRIAASNPQLWRQILEENHAPALQALKNFATICQTWIEALEQGDFDRVESLLEAGKATRDAVASRHLSG; encoded by the coding sequence ATGGTTTGGCAGCGAGTTTGTATCATCGGAGTCGGCCTGTTGGGTGGATCCATCGGCCTGGCGCTCAAGCGAAAGCGGCTCGCGAAGCAAGTCGTCGGGGTCGGTCGTTCGATTTCTCGTTTGGATACAGCTCTCCAACGGGGCGCCATCGATGTCGCCACCGACGATATCCTCGCAGGAGCTCGCGACGCCGATCTCATCATCGCTTGCACTCCAGTCCAATCGATTGTCGACTCCCTCGCCGTCGCCGCCTCGGTCGCCCAGCCGAATGCGATCTTGACCGATGTCGGGAGCACCAAACAAAGCATCATCCGGGGCGCGATCGGTCGGCTCCCCGCTTCGCAGTATATCGGCAGCCATCCCATTGCGGGCGGCCACCATAGCGGGGTCGAACACGCCGTCGGAACGCTGCTCGATGGCGCCCTCGTGGTCATCACCCCGACCGAGCATACGCCGCAAGATCTCACCGACCGCATGACCCGTTTTTGGGAGTCGATGGGCTCTCGCACTTGCATTCTCACCCCCCAAGAGCACGACGAAGCACTCGCGATTTCCAGCCATTTACCCCATATGGTCGCTTCCGCCCTCGCGGGAACGACCCCTTCGCACATGCTGCAATTCGTCGGAAAAGGCTGGATGGATTCGACTCGGATCGCCGCCAGCAACCCCCAGCTCTGGCGGCAGATCTTAGAAGAAAACCACGCTCCAGCCTTACAAGCCTTGAAGAACTTTGCCACAATCTGCCAAACATGGATCGAGGCACTCGAACAAGGGGACTTCGACCGTGTGGAATCACTACTCGAAGCAGGAAAAGCAACCCGTGACGCTGTGGCAAGTCGACATCTATCCGGCTGA
- the purL gene encoding phosphoribosylformylglycinamidine synthase subunit PurL, which translates to MTLWQVDIYPADGQPDSLGASAAKAACELGISNDLIVHGAYGFLIQGSVELAGVQQVARDLLSDPIAQRSIAAPIGDASLSVPPTSNGQATLVYALPKPGVMDPVAQSTLQLLRDIGLDIDEVRTFRKYWIGTRSGSVDRSVVERLCQKVLANDSIEQVNVGPLRLTELAVGSVYSFKKVIVPISNLDDAALMKLSKEGQLYFTLPEFKTIQAHFATLGREPSDIELETIAQTWSEHCSHKTLGGKIEYTDENGTRQFQSMLKETIFAATVQIRKELGDLDWCVSVFKDNAGVVTFDDDDCVVFKVETHNHPSAIEPYGGANTGLGGVIRDPLGTGLGAKPVCSTDVFCFANPDYDPAKLPPGVLHPRRVMSGVVSGVRDYGNRMGIPTVNGAVYFDDRYLGNPLVYCGNVGIIPRNKVEKHALPGDRIVAIGGRTGRDGIHGATFSSVELTEESESISGGAVQIGNAITEKMVLDVLLAARDEGLYSAVTDCGAGGFSSAIGEMGEDIGAEVWLEQAPLKYEGLSYTEIWISEAQERMILAVPPEKIDRLKALCASEGVEAAVLGVYTPTGNLRLMYRGEEVGCLSMEFLHGGRPPIVRQAVYQPSSIAPLSLPNLSRETIESTLLDILSHPTVASKHWIIRQYDHEVQAGSVVKPLVGPSCNGPSDAAVVKPKLHSSKGIVLACGMNPTLGDFDPYHMATSAMDEAVRNAVAVGADPSKLAVLDNFCWGNTEKPETLGTLVRAAIACHDLAVQWKTPFISGKDSLNNEFSFTDESGIKKTIAIPCSLLISAMGQIENCQQAITMDLKKVGNAIYLVGVTREELAGSQVARSLGLEGGKVPEVDAVLAMRLYQGIHQAIRNKQIVSCHDLSEGGLAVSLAEMAFAGELGVSTDLTAMRQACFVSVETALFSESNSRLLCEVPEDCTAAFESAFEGLPVYRLGTVEPHDRVTVSSDGKTLLDLPWKQLRDRWLAPLDWQ; encoded by the coding sequence GTGACGCTGTGGCAAGTCGACATCTATCCGGCTGATGGTCAGCCTGACTCTCTCGGAGCCTCCGCCGCCAAGGCCGCTTGCGAACTCGGTATCTCGAACGACTTGATCGTCCACGGGGCCTACGGCTTCCTCATCCAAGGCTCCGTAGAACTCGCCGGAGTTCAACAAGTCGCCAGAGACCTCCTCTCCGACCCCATCGCCCAACGCTCCATCGCGGCCCCAATCGGCGACGCCAGCCTGTCCGTACCCCCGACGTCCAATGGGCAAGCGACTCTTGTCTACGCCCTGCCAAAGCCCGGCGTCATGGACCCGGTCGCTCAAAGCACACTCCAGTTGCTCCGCGATATCGGACTAGATATCGACGAAGTCCGTACGTTTCGCAAATACTGGATCGGCACCCGATCAGGCTCCGTCGACCGATCCGTTGTGGAACGCTTGTGCCAAAAAGTCCTGGCCAATGATTCGATCGAGCAAGTCAACGTGGGACCGTTGCGATTGACCGAACTGGCCGTCGGATCGGTTTACAGCTTCAAAAAAGTCATCGTTCCTATCTCGAATCTCGATGATGCCGCCTTGATGAAGCTCAGCAAGGAAGGGCAACTTTACTTCACCCTCCCTGAGTTCAAGACGATCCAAGCCCACTTCGCGACCCTCGGACGCGAGCCTTCGGATATCGAACTGGAAACCATCGCTCAAACTTGGAGCGAACACTGCAGCCACAAAACACTCGGCGGAAAAATCGAATACACCGACGAAAATGGAACCCGGCAATTCCAGTCGATGCTCAAGGAAACGATCTTCGCTGCAACGGTTCAAATTCGCAAAGAACTCGGCGATCTAGATTGGTGCGTCAGCGTGTTCAAGGATAACGCAGGCGTTGTGACCTTCGACGACGACGATTGCGTCGTCTTCAAAGTCGAGACGCACAACCACCCTTCGGCCATCGAACCTTATGGCGGTGCCAACACCGGACTCGGCGGGGTCATTCGCGATCCGCTCGGGACAGGCCTTGGAGCAAAACCGGTTTGCAGCACCGACGTCTTCTGCTTCGCCAATCCGGATTACGACCCTGCCAAGCTTCCTCCGGGAGTCCTCCATCCGCGAAGGGTGATGTCCGGAGTCGTCTCGGGAGTTCGAGATTACGGCAACCGCATGGGAATCCCCACGGTCAACGGTGCCGTTTACTTCGATGATCGATACCTGGGAAACCCGCTCGTCTACTGCGGTAATGTCGGTATTATCCCTCGAAACAAAGTCGAAAAGCACGCGCTGCCAGGCGACCGGATTGTTGCCATCGGCGGTCGAACCGGACGGGATGGTATCCACGGAGCGACTTTCAGTAGCGTCGAATTGACCGAAGAAAGCGAATCGATTTCCGGAGGGGCTGTCCAAATCGGAAATGCGATCACCGAGAAAATGGTCCTCGATGTCCTTCTCGCAGCACGCGATGAAGGTCTCTACAGCGCGGTGACCGATTGCGGCGCAGGTGGATTCAGCAGCGCCATCGGCGAAATGGGTGAGGACATCGGTGCAGAGGTTTGGTTAGAACAAGCTCCCCTCAAATACGAAGGCCTCAGCTACACCGAGATTTGGATCAGCGAAGCGCAAGAGCGAATGATCCTCGCAGTCCCACCCGAGAAGATCGATCGCTTGAAAGCCCTCTGTGCCAGCGAAGGGGTCGAAGCAGCAGTACTCGGCGTCTACACGCCGACCGGAAATCTTCGATTGATGTATCGGGGAGAAGAAGTCGGCTGCTTGAGCATGGAGTTCCTCCACGGAGGTCGCCCCCCCATCGTTCGGCAAGCAGTCTACCAACCTTCGAGCATCGCCCCTCTATCGCTGCCGAACCTCTCGCGCGAAACGATCGAATCGACTCTCCTGGACATCCTTTCGCACCCCACCGTCGCGAGCAAACATTGGATTATCCGGCAATACGATCACGAGGTCCAAGCCGGTAGCGTGGTGAAACCGCTCGTCGGTCCATCCTGCAACGGACCGAGCGATGCCGCTGTCGTCAAGCCGAAGCTCCATAGCTCCAAAGGTATCGTTCTCGCGTGCGGAATGAACCCCACCCTCGGGGATTTCGATCCCTACCACATGGCGACTTCTGCCATGGACGAAGCAGTTCGCAACGCCGTCGCCGTTGGTGCCGATCCTTCGAAACTGGCTGTTCTGGATAACTTCTGCTGGGGCAATACCGAAAAGCCGGAGACTCTCGGAACACTCGTCCGCGCTGCCATCGCGTGCCACGACCTAGCGGTTCAGTGGAAGACTCCCTTCATCAGCGGTAAGGATAGTCTCAACAACGAGTTCTCCTTTACCGACGAATCGGGTATCAAAAAGACGATTGCCATCCCGTGCTCGCTCCTCATCAGCGCTATGGGACAGATCGAGAATTGCCAACAAGCCATCACGATGGACTTGAAAAAAGTCGGAAACGCCATCTACCTCGTCGGCGTCACGCGCGAGGAACTCGCCGGTTCTCAGGTGGCGCGATCCCTCGGGCTAGAGGGCGGTAAAGTTCCCGAGGTGGATGCGGTGCTCGCGATGCGACTCTACCAAGGAATCCACCAAGCGATTCGAAACAAACAAATCGTCTCTTGCCACGACTTGAGCGAAGGTGGATTGGCGGTCTCGCTCGCGGAAATGGCATTCGCAGGGGAACTCGGTGTCTCCACCGATCTCACCGCGATGCGACAAGCCTGTTTTGTGAGTGTGGAAACGGCATTGTTCTCCGAATCCAACAGCCGATTGCTGTGCGAAGTTCCCGAGGATTGCACCGCTGCTTTCGAATCCGCCTTCGAAGGCCTGCCCGTTTATCGACTGGGAACCGTCGAACCGCATGATCGGGTCACCGTATCGTCCGACGGAAAAACACTCCTCGATCTCCCTTGGAAACAGCTTCGGGACCGATGGCTCGCGCCACTCGATTGGCAATAG